The proteins below come from a single Blattabacterium cuenoti genomic window:
- the rpsO gene encoding 30S ribosomal protein S15 gives MTITSEKKKEIFKNYGKSVLDTGSPQAQIALFTYRINHLNNHLERNKKDFNTERSLIKLVGKRKKLLKYIEKNDINNYKNIIKHLGLRK, from the coding sequence ATGACAATAACATCAGAAAAAAAGAAAGAAATATTTAAAAATTATGGAAAATCTGTTCTTGATACAGGTTCTCCTCAAGCACAGATAGCTTTATTTACTTATCGTATTAATCATTTAAATAATCATTTAGAAAGAAACAAAAAAGATTTTAATACGGAAAGATCTTTAATAAAATTAGTAGGAAAAAGAAAAAAATTACTAAAATATATTGAAAAAAATGATATAAATAATTATAAAAATATTATAAAACATTTAGGATTGAGAAAGTAA